The Pyrus communis chromosome 5, drPyrComm1.1, whole genome shotgun sequence region CAGGTCAAGGGTGATTCGGTGCTCTTCTACTCCCTCATTTCCCCTCCGTTCTCTCCTCTCTGGTTGGTCACTCTCTTTCTATTCTTTTTGATTGGGCATCcaccctcctctctctcctttctcccttctctcctccgATTAGGTAGTAGCCCCctattttctctcatttctcccTTCTTTCCTCTGTCCATCCTTCTCATTTCCTTCATTTCTCTCAACTAATattacaataataatataataactatgagagatatatataaaataataaatagtaatttttacaaaagtacTTTTCAGATTTGTAGTTCTGTAAAACCCTATCATAACTCCATTTTCGATTCAAATTGCGCTTACACGATCGTCCTGTCGAGAACTTTGAGAGTACGCTAAAATAGTAACTTGCAAGCATCACTAAATgacagtcaacaaaagtcaaacaTCCTCGcctctaagggcattttcataaaatcATGAAATTAGGGATGCATTGTCACAAAAATCTTagaataaatttattaatttgaatacattaattaatagacaaaatgttaaattttaGTATTAATTTCTCCCTATAATCTTACAAAGATTGATAATTCATCTTacacttttcagatttttttagtttttcacaaaataaaatgttttattttatatttttaaataagagtacatttgaaattgaaaaaggggtacatttataaattttacattaaaagaatgggttcattttacatataaagagGTGGTACATTTATAAAgtagaatgggtacattatggATAAATTacgggtacaaataaaaaaaaactaaactacAAATAAATCTTTTAAAGAAAAGgtcacaaaaagaaattaatatatgggtacaatttaaaactaaaaataaatttagtacaaatttaaaaaagggaattggttacaaaaattaaaaattaaatatatatgatGCAAAGaatagccataaatataaatataccaaatgtaacatttctaatactaaattaatatattttaaaattttatttaattattgtaatatgtaaatattttattattgaaataatgacATTCATTAAAACCTAAAGACCTAGATCAAaaattgcaaagaaataaggttttaatcaatgaaatagaagaaagagagatgagAACCTGATTTCTCCTATATATATAGTTCTTTGCAACTATATTAGTGATTAAATAACCAAACAATTTTCTACGGTTGgaaattcttttttttattaactgcaaaaaaataaaaaaataaaaaaataaataaaccttGTTATAAGTATCCTGCAAAAATCCTATTACAAAAACTGCTTTGATAAATCAATCTATGCATCTGATAAATCTAGAAAGTGCAGTGGCAGATAAAAGGTTCAACTTCTATTTGATGCAGTCAACGAAGGGCAGGGATTAGCCTTGCCCAGAAAGTCAATGACAGAAAAACTACAATTATTGGGGTATTCAAATCACTACGAAACAGTTACCACATTCTTCGGGTTTAGCTCTTGAATCCTTTTACGTCTATTGGTCATAATTAAAAGTTAACATGATAATCATTAAACTAGTAGGTGATGTGGCAATGACATGGAAATAAGTAAAcataaattacaattaaattattatgagaaagaaataaaacaactCTCCATCTCCCTTCCACATTCATTTATTCTCTACCCTAATTTAACTGATCTCCCATCTTATGTGCGTTTTATCCCTTCCATGGTCGCTGCTACCATTTTATTACGTTGTTTAAATTCATGCCCTTGATTTTGATGATAGTTGATGCCTTTGATTCCAAATCCCATGATATGGGATCGAAAAAAAAGGATAGAGAAGGCAATAGCAGAGTTAAGAATTATTTGGTGAGTGGGCTAAAACTAAATTAATACTACGAGATCaaatagttaaatttttttgttacttaCAGAAAGTTACACAATAACAAGCTTGAAAGCAATAATTTAAAGTAAGAAATTTAACTATGAATAAAGCAAGTTTCAACTagatttaacaaagaaaatatttgaagttGCAACTTATAGTAGAAAGAAATATACATCATCAATCTTGTCATAacaacttaacaaataaaagaaaaagtacaTATTCAAGTTGTGCCCTTTGATCCTTAATGAAATTGAACGTAACCTAACAAATTGAAAAAGTACCTATTCAGAAGGTATGTCACTCTCTAATTTATCAccatcatctttttttttttaagaatgaaTCAATAGTTTTTAACCTCTTCATTAATGTTAACCTAACAAATTGAACAACAATAATACaagtttatataataaattatatttctaaGAAATCTATCAGATTAtcagaaaaaatatattaaacttGAAACTGAATTTTTAAAGTACGAACTCTTAAAATTAAagcaataaacaaataaaatcatcAAGACTTAAGAATAAAGTGGCAAAAAACTTACCTATTTATGAGAAAAAACAATAAACTTTCTCGCTTGTATGCTTGATTTATGTgaactacaaaaaaaaagaaagccttttgaaaaatgaaaaacggGCACTGTTGTAccccaaaagtaaaaaataaattaagaaagtaCTCTTAAGaaaccaaaaataataaaatattaaacctACTTTTTAAAACCGGATGACTATCCCTAGAAACTTAAACTAATCACTATAAACTACTCTCTAGAAactaatcaaataaaaagacCTATAAACCTATAAACTAGAGATGTGTATGTATGATTggaaatataaattattaaattttgatatttattaaaataaatatttttttaatagttatcAACTCTtacattttttaaaaagtaGTCTTATATTTCAAAACATTTACTTATACGATAGGTTATAAcagttaaaaataataaaatagtctaaattattagtatttttaacattaaacaactaaaattcCCTCTGTACTAGAGCCCACTTGTTACTGCCTCCGCCTTTAAGAGAAGGGATAAAACCAGTGCAGATTATTCCTTATGAAAGACAGAGGCGATGGAGATGacagaataaaaattaaaaaaaatcccatGATGATTGATGCTTCCTGTCATGTACTATTATTAGTAGTGGTGCCatgagcaaaaataaaaaaaaataaaaaaagaataaaaataaaaataaaaaaatctataaaatatGATTACAGAAAATCTCTTTGTTGACTTATGCGTCTGATAACCCTAGAAGATGCAATGGCATATAAAAGGTTCAACTTCTATTTGAAGCAATCAACGTAGGGCGGGGTTAGCCTTGCCCAGGAAGTCAATGACAGAGAAAACAGAATTATTGGGGCTTTCAAATCACTGCGAAACAGTTATCATCATAATCTACGGCTCTAGTTGTAGGATAATAAAAATCATTATACTCATAATTTGCATGTAAATTCAATCAATTAGATAATATTCATACGCATCAAACACATATATCAATAAACAAAGTAGTAAATAAAGAATGAGTATGATAGGGATATGGCACAAGGTCTTCTGTTGTGGCTAAATATAGGGGTATGGCACTGCGCTTGTTGGAGGTAACTTGGTTACATGGGGTATTAAGAAACAAAAAGTGATGTCAAGGTCTTCTGCCGAGGCTAAATATAGGGGCTTGGCACAAGGAATGTGTGAACTCCCTTGATTACGTAAAATTTTGCAATGTCTTGGTTTCAAACCAAAAGAAGCGATGAAATTGTTATGTGTCAATAGTTTGCAAGAGAAATAGTAGATACTCTTGTACGGCGTGATAGAACAAAATATGTGGAGCTTGATAGACGCTTTGATGATTATGGAGAATCTCGAGAGGAAATTGTGTCAGTTCCATTCATAAATTAAGAGAAACAACTTGGTGATGTTCTTACTCATGCAATGTGTAGTAGAGTGTTTAATGACTTACTTGTCAAGTTGGACATGTAagatatctatgcaccaacaTGAGGGGAGTGTTGACTTAAGtaataaattgtaaatatttCAGAAGTCCTTTTTCACCAGGAGTAGGATTTGTCCATATTAAACTGTAATCATTCTATATCTTTTCTTATAGATTAAAGCATATGTGCCTATATATTGTAAACACTACAGAATTAAtgagaccatctccaatggttgggctaaaaaccaaaatttttagcccggaaaatttaacttttagcccagaaacagcttttctgctccaaccgttctagtctaaaattttagcccgggattattaaagaatgaacttaggctattttttttgttaaaataaattcaaaaaaaataaatatatagaatatcgtaaattaattttatgaacattttaatccaaaaaaaatttaaattctgataaatattgggtggagtccactccgatttctgggctaaattttgggaggAATTTgacattggtttagcatttagcatttagcccaaaatttccccttgggttggagtgggtttggggggaaattttgtggagtaatttggtttttagcccaccattggagttggtttAAGGGTAATGAAATATTCAGCCTTATAAAGTTCTATTAACGCTATATGATGTGAAGATGACGTGCAATTTTGATGATTAAACTTGGGTCAACATTTGCTTGCAAGAGCCTATAACGATTACAAATCCAACCGTTAGATGCTTGTTTctagttaatttttttggttttttttttttcctagttaATGAACATTACTTAATCTGAGTACTTGCACACTCTATCTATAATGTGAGAGATTTTTTGGTGTAATCGGAACATAGAATGCTACATCATGTGTCAGTATATAAATGAtggaatatgtgtgttaaaatgttaataacataaaaaaataaattttttcatCACTTATATGAAAGCACGTAGTGTACCACCTGTGTTTTGGTcagaataaaaaatttctcctacaAGAGGGGAaatattaaaggaaaaaaaatggtcGGTGGCTGTTAAACAATCTCTTCGGTTTCTATAAATTCTCCAAGATCGCTCTGACAAACGACTtcctcctaattaattttctacCTTAATCTAGACCACCAAACCCCTCAAACCCTCATCTCCAACTCGATCAAAAATGGCAATTCGACATGGTACAGTACTCAGTAGTTGTGATATCAATTCACTGGTGGAAATAACCTCAAGAAAGACCATCAAACCATCATCTCCAACTCCTCCTCACAATAGAATTCTTAACCTCTCTCTTGTGGACCAACTTATGCCTTCTACTTTATATGGAACCATCCTATGGTTCTTCCCAAACCACAATGCTTCGGATTTTGCTTCCAAACCTTCAGAGAGTACTACAAGAAAATCTAAACGCTTGCAAGATTCTCTATCCAAAACTCTAGTTCATTTCTATCCAATGGCTGGCCAACTCAAAAGCCCGGCGTTAGTTGAGTGCAATGATGAAGGGGCTCATTTTCTGGAAGCCCGAGTTAACTGCCAGCTTTCAGACCTTCTCAGACAACCCAATCCCGAGTTACTCGACCGCTTAAAGGCCCTAAATGATCCTGAAACTGCCAACGTAGCTTTGGGATCTACACTTTTGCTGGTTCAAATCAGCGTTTTCAACTGTGGAGGAATTGTTGTTGCTGTGTCCCCTTCGCACAAGATTGCAGATGCAGCATCAGTCCTCACGTTCGTGCAAGCATGGGCAGCGATAAATCGTGATGATGGAGCCCTCGGACAGCAATTGGTTCCGCCGGAGTTTATTGGAGGGTCTTTGTTGCCGCCTAGAGAGCTATCCTTGCCGTCCATCAAGGGATCCTTGGAAATCCAGAGTCAAAGTTTAGTTGCAAGAAGGTTTGTATTCGATGTCTCGAAGGTAGTCAGTCTCAAGACAAAAATTGGAAGTGTTGTCCAAACCTTCATCCCATCAACCATACAACTTGTTTTGGCTATGATTTTGAGATGTTCTATTGCTGCTTCTCATCAGTGCAAGCCTGAGAGTTCGATCAAGCCAACGGTGGTGTCCCAAATGGTGAGCTTCCGCAAAAGAATCATCCCGGAGATATCAGAAAATGTCAtggggaattggttttggaCAATTCCAGTGTTGTTAAAAGAAAATGAGACTGAATTACACGATTTGGTGAGCAAAATGACGCAAGGAGTG contains the following coding sequences:
- the LOC137733161 gene encoding acyltransferase Pun1-like, which gives rise to MAIRHGTVLSSCDINSLVEITSRKTIKPSSPTPPHNRILNLSLVDQLMPSTLYGTILWFFPNHNASDFASKPSESTTRKSKRLQDSLSKTLVHFYPMAGQLKSPALVECNDEGAHFLEARVNCQLSDLLRQPNPELLDRLKALNDPETANVALGSTLLLVQISVFNCGGIVVAVSPSHKIADAASVLTFVQAWAAINRDDGALGQQLVPPEFIGGSLLPPRELSLPSIKGSLEIQSQSLVARRFVFDVSKVVSLKTKIGSVVQTFIPSTIQLVLAMILRCSIAASHQCKPESSIKPTVVSQMVSFRKRIIPEISENVMGNWFWTIPVLLKENETELHDLVSKMTQGVTEFRNEKASGFKGENGFLVVSESLRKSADIFNSNNIVNVYKTTSLCQLPLYEIDFGWEKPAWVTSLSVLKNIIVLVATKEQDGIEAWVTLDEKEMAIFESDQELLAFCSVNPSIGHSGLVQGFPRTMARI